The Aedes albopictus strain Foshan chromosome 2, AalbF5, whole genome shotgun sequence region CTCAGGAAGTACTATTATACATATGTTtaataaaatatctgaagaaattcaagttaTTCCATAAGAAATGTATGTAGAACTTCTTGGTGAAACTTCACGAGAAAatgttgatggaattcctagaaaaagcaTTGTTTAAGAATAGGATTAttgaggaattgaaaaaaaaaaatctgaagaaatcctatgaaaaaaatcttggaggatttcctgaaagtattcctggagcaatctgcaTACATATTTCTAAAGGagctcctgtggaaattcctggaccaTCTTTTCGATAAACCTCTATAAAGATCAACCAAAAACACCAGAAAAGTTTCTGCAAAGTTCATtggaaagatttcttaaaaaatccttgaagaattcgtggagatattcatagatgatgctgggtcattaggccgaaggtcattaggccgaaggccattaggccgaaggtcattaggccgaatggtcattaggccgaatggtcactaggccgaatggtcataaggccgaatggtcatcaggacgaattgaaaatcagccgtttttagaggagcggacctggtgtgatggttagaacacttgactatcacgcctagaacctaggatcgaatcccactcccgacaaactcgcgaaatgtgagttcttccttcggaagggaagtaaaacgtgggtcccgagatgaactagcctaaggctaaaaatctcgttaatacagataaaaaaaaaaatctgccgttatgagcctgtaaagagatctgttgtttttactttttccaaaaattttttgccgaaaactactttaacaataaaactagaaagaatagcctatgtttaaaagaaggaaaaattcatgggtaaaatatcagtagattcagcatcaataaagtatctttgtgcctgtcacacgatatacacatgcaaaatggtcatttgccgaggaagctctcagttaataactgtggaagtgttcatagaacactaagctgagaagcaggctttgtctcagtggggacgtaacagcaagaagaagacccaatgatcattcggcctgatgaccattcggcctaatgaccttcggcctaatgaccttcggcctaatgaccttcggccgaatggcctgacaccttcaTAGATAGggggatctggaggaattcctgtagcatttTCTAAATGtttccctgaaaaagtttctgtttATATTCGTGCAGCAATTTTccttagaatttttcaagaaatttctaaacaaatctctggtgaactTTTTGAAGAGATACCTGCACGAATTACTGAAGGAGGCACTTTATGGTTTTCTTTGAAAGAATTGATGTAGCGCCACATATTTATTTTCAAATATCTCTTTCTgtaagtatttttgaagaaaccggcgtaggagtttctgaaaaaaaccttgaTGTATTTTATAACCAAATTTCTAGAGTTGTCTCTGAAGTAATCCACggagcaataaaaaaaaacacatacaaatgcctcaaaggaatccttgaagtagctTATTGAAGAATCTCATCAAAAAATTCCGGAGTAGTCttcaagaaactttggaagaatttctgaaggagactGTGGAATATTTTGTAATGAAATCCAAGAAgctatttcttgagaaattcgaaaCTTtaagttttctgaagaaatcagtggatgatttttatcgcattcctttacgaatttcagaaagaatcaatggggaattctctgaagaaacccATAGTCGcttttctagtgatttttttttcagcaatttcaggAAGATCCTCTATaggtaattctgaaagaaattcaaaattttttttaaacaatttattGAAGATGGTAACAAAAGCTTGTAAGATTCTCtgaaaggaatcctggagaaatttctaaagaaatttcttgagcaattacgGAAGAATTCTACGAGAGCCTATATAATGCTGTTCTTAAATAAGTTTTAGGAATAATATTGGtgaaaaatctaaagaaaactatgaattttccggaagaatccatTGAAAAGTTGCTGAACGAATTCTCATATACCAGAgacataaaaaaatcaaaaattcactGAGTTCCATGTAAAATCACAGCATTTATAAAATTGCTCTTGCTGCATTGTGGTTTTACGTATAATTGACGATACTTCCATGGGTGTTCAGTATGCTTGAACCAGTTAATTTAATCAGGGAGAACACCTGTGGGAAACTTTTCAGGGAGTCCACATTGAAACTTTAGCGACACCAATTACTGTGCACattctttttccgaacgattgaaAATTAATGAAGTATTAATTTAGAAAATATCTCATTCCAATGTTTATGCCGGCCATAGTTACAATTACCAAATAACGGGCCACTCAAATTATTGTACAACAATAATTGGTCATTTATTTCTGTATTACCTTTTCCTAAACCATCCTAGATAAAGCTAAATCACTATTCAAATTTGTATTGTGTCCGGAATGTAAAACTGAACGGTACAAATAAATATATCAGCATTGTGTACACTTATAAATAACAATCAGAAATACATTATTCATAATGTAGCTCACTTATAACGCAGGCTGTTGCAGATATAATTCGAAGGCACACCGCAATCGCCATTTTATTTTCTCACTAGTACCCCATGGAGAAAGTCAAACGTTTCTGGAAGAATGACCGAGAGTTCAATATTGATTCGGACTATTTCCAGTTAGAGGATTCTATATGTTTGCTGTTCGGTATGATAAGTTGACAATGAAATCTGTAAACTTATAGAGTTAAAATCTCGTTCCTTTATATTCATGAACTCATTTCAGAACAACGACCACCATTGACAGACCGACTAAGCCTCAAAGTAATATGGGCATTCCTAAGAATTTTCCACGCGTTTCAGTATCTTTGCTTCACAGTTCAACTGGTGCGATGTTTCGGAAAATCTCCAATGAATGTTGAAGAAGTCACCAGTATCGGAAACCTAATATTCGTGCTGACTGTTGCCATTCTACGAGGATTCAGTTTAGCGTACCACCGAGATGCAATGTTGGAGTTAAAGCAGTACGTTAACTCAAAATCTTGTCGCCGAACAGACCCGGAAGCTTTTGCACTGCGCAAGAGTAAATATTTGAAGGTTAACCGCTATGTGGCATGGTTTCACATCATAACCACGATGAACACTTTCAGCTGGGCGTGCACCACCGGACTACAAGAAGATGTTTTCAAAATTCCATACCTCATCGACGGATTGTCTGATACGACGAAGGAGAAGCTAAACTTTTGCTATGCTATGCTGTTGATTACGTGGAATTACACGTCGTGGTATAGTCCCACACAGTTTCTTTCGCTGCTGAGCATATTGCATACCGAGCTGATTATTATTGTGGGGCAGTTTGAGGATGTGCTCGAAAAAGTGATTGCCAAATATGCCTTCGATTGTACTGCACTCAATGAAATGTCAAGTGAGTGCAGAAACCCTTTTTGGATTGATCTGGATAATGAGTTCAAAAACGCTCTGGTTCATCATATGACTTTCGTAAGGTAATAACACGACAAACTAGGAGTGGTTTGTTaaacattttttacctaaaatttGTAGGAAACTGTCGCTACTACGAAACATTTCCAGTATGAACTTTTTTATATTCCTTTGCTCGAGTACGCTGCTGATAACCTTCAACATATTTCTGTTTCTCTTGGAACCTTCATTGGGACATATACCGTTGCTACTTTTGGCTTTGCAGTACATTTCAGAAACGTATTTATGCTGTACGATGTTCAACAACTTAGAAATTGAGGTATAAATGTATCGTTGCATAAAAGAATTTAAAATAATGTTTTCCATTCTTCCAGAATAATCGTATCAACTATTTGGTCTACGTTTGCAACTGGCTGAACTCGGTCACCAACGATCATTCACTCGACCGACCTTATTGCTGTAGTATCTATCAGAACGCTATAATTCTTCACCAACAAGTTGGCAAAGGCATAACCATTCGGGCTGGAGGTATGTTCAGCTTGAGTTTGCCAACGTTTACAACTATGATGAAATCGGTTTACTCACTTTTAACACTGATGCTGCAGTTAATGGATGTGAAACCAAAAATTAAGTGAAGTTGTAACCGTTTACTaactatttaagagatttattaaAGCATGGTGGCTTCAGCGTCACTCTCAAAAAGAGACCACTAACGGGATTCAGGTAgccaaaaatcgacgaaaattgactttatttaaTTTGACATTAaggttcggtagttgaaagtagatcACTTGTATCAGTAAatcctagaatattagtttgctaatccataTACTTATcaagatattggcagcagaatgagaccattggcaTTTTAGGTAAAatgaatccggagacggcgatttTCGTTCCGGAATCCGGACGGGAAAATTTcatcggctccctgggcatagtgtatcaaaaATGATCTTTAAcagtaaagggtgagtcgataacactgtccgacaaaaaaaaacttttgccgtgatcagagaccccattagtagggcataaaagcgcatggaaaatgtagaaaaatgccattttcaaatctgttggagcacccctagaaactttttgagatgactttgaattttattcatttttaaagGTTTGACACgaactttagaaatcatcataaacacttttgaaatacaatatctttgaaatgcaactTTGTGCACCGCTAAAATTTTCatagatctgagaagcaactttgataaataactagtcaaaatttcagcctattacgacattccattaCATTCATACATATCCGGGAGGAATCaactatgacttatataatacaaatccttgaagttttctcttaattcaatcacaaaaagcaagcccctatccttatctaatcGTGACAAcataactattttactttgatttggcttggaaatgctacacttatgatctaaataattgaattcaaattttcgagaagaaaatccggtcgatctttcaaattactaacgtggtaagcctgtgtaaaaataaaaataaaatctaatatatttatattttgcgatcagtacaaaaaaaaacccagattaatccacctagtggtggtagtgcctttctcgtcgaatttgtactcatgaactttccgtcgacgttagccaaaatgttcctgaatcctgaaaaaactttatatagaaaagcaacaattttaacaaagccaccatcgatttgggaaacttattgatggtacacattccgatgtaatgttcaacagcaaaacagagcttgAAAATTGCAGACCTCTCAGTTGGCTGCTTGACCGCCTTAACCCCTTCgagacgacttttttcaccaacctcgccactgtagaacacgtcagcgaggtgcaaatgacccaaccgttctGAAAGGGTTAACccaagtcgtgtattggggtcattatgactccattccatgcactacggcagcggggtgagcgtcagctaatgcatgaagaaggtttgctttattcacaatcacagatcactttgtgatcttcgccaatgtttatttcatcacactttaggctatattttattaccattggtaacacgactcatgtaaaatttgacttcCTTACgagaaaaattcagaaaatgtaaattttccattcaaatttcaatcgcaatgagaaaagcgagtgctcaaccagccgcacccaaattgtgagcagtaatttaagaagcaaacccagattaatccacctagtggtggtagtgcctttctcgtcgaatatgtactaataATCTTTACGTTGACATTAGCTGATCCTAAGAACACTTATttgcttaatacgattcatgtaaaatttaatCTTACCGAAAGTTTATCAGGCTATCAGAAaacccataatttgatttatcgctaacattggttttgttctcttttataattccactatttgatgtgccgcatgcatgagttcggttcaatttttcttttgaccatttccggcgaacacctggaaccgattccatgactctaccggttgtcccaaatattatctatggctattttcttgtcaactggttatcaggctgcctaaaaaaccatgaattgatgtgttgcacgggagcatccattaagtaagtGTCACactgaaattgggaattttcgaagccAAATTCAATTCCCGGAAAGGATCTgtttgatctgagactattttcttgccaaccgttcTTTAGGTTACCGAATTAATCATGTGACATGTCACATGTAttgattctcttttacatttaaAATATTTCGGCGTGAcagacggaatcggttccgtggaacactgatatggtctgagacttttttcttgtcaactgtacatcatgttacctaaaaagccgtaatTGCATGCATGGCTTTGATTCACATTCAGATTTGGCCACTTCTGTCGGGACACCCGAAGCCGGTTCCGGAATTCTACCGATAGTCTTCaatgcagggtgttaggttcatgagtgcaaatcTTTATATTTTTATACCGCACATCGGCGGCGTTGTCTTTTTATGTCATTACCACAGCAGCAGTGGTTCGACATATGATCAAGACTGTGTGCGCGGTGCAAAACGAGATACCAGCATAGATTAAtgtcaagacctcgatgtaccaaagaaaaccattaaatttgtgtccagtccggtacccaataatattcattaccgtgtattttttacgtgtaaattgccttttgtgtaaattatatttagcgtgttacaccgatctgacaggaaaaggactAAAAATGAATTACGTAACGGGGTACCGAATATTGTTAACAATCTGCAAACTCGACTGCGgaaaaaatgcgaccatgacgccgctgatacCAGCGTGCACTAGCTCCAGCGGCACAGTGTGCAAAAACGTGCTTACCTTtacagttgcaaattcatgatctgatatacaatgttgaattcggaattacaagaacacgagaggagctagacgtttgatgtcaaagaacgaattgtagaacggAACAGGGGCCACAGAGAAGAGACAGGGGCctaagagaaaattcaaattcattacgcatttttcaatatTGCAAGAATAGTTGCGATTTACGCCAGAGATATCCGAATTCATTAACGTTTATTGAAAAGTTACAAATTCCTATAAATAGAACAAGATTAGAATTTTGtgctaaatgaaaaatgaaatttttccttACGTTTAGTATCTCattattcttcaaggaaattcaagCATTCGATACCAAACTGAGCACTTCTAGCTTTTAACGAGCAGCTTCAActgtcaatttttcttttttcataATATAGTAAGGAGCAATTCAAGGGGTTTATTTAGAATTCTTACCCATTTACTTAAACCGCGATTAAGTGACGTGGTAGGTCTGTGATCTTAGcttacttccttgataaccagtcatcaagtGATGGGAAaaaccgttatttgttgtatcgcatgcatggaattAGCTCTCTTTTATGTTAGGCCATATCCGGTGGGACACCCCGAAACGGTTTCGGAACTAGACCGGGTCAGGtacggtctgagactattttcatgctaaccgttcatcaggttatcgaaaaagcagctgtttgatgtgtcgcatgcatgggtttgtttcacttttatatttggccacttccgtcggaccCCCGAAagcggttccgaaacactacctgttcaaatatggtctgatagtgttttcctgctcaacgttcatcaggttatcgaaaatgccgctgtttgatgtgtcgcatgcatgggtttggttctcttttatattttgccacttccggcaggacatccggaaccggttccggaacacttcaggttcagatatggtctgatacaatgttcctgctaaccgttcatcaggttaccaaaaatgccggtgtttgatgtctcgcatgcatgggttatgttcaatttcttatttggccacttccggtgggacacccagaaccggttccggaacacttccggtttatatatggtctgagactattttcctgcttcccgttcatcagataatagcaaatgccgtggtttgatgggtcgcatgcacgggtttgttacattttcatgtctggccccttccaggggtaccggtccggaacacctaaatggccatatctccggaacggctggaccgatccgaaccattttcaataggaaacaatgggaccagattccgcgtcgaatgaaccgtcggtcattaaaatcggttgaggtttactgccaaaaagtgatgtgagtttttttttgtacacacacatactcacacacacacatacacacacatacacacacacacacatacataccggggcagcagggacaggagtccaggggcttgacgaacccccccttctgcgagtcgggtggcagcttaggagttcatcctaagcgaaaatcgttcgcacatccgtgtggattaccacctttggctcttccttcggggagtgaccgagcttctggtttccagacagctcaagcagaggatgcctaggatgtggcggggtttcaacagtgggctctgttggatctccataaaaagccacacatccgcaagcaactctgtacaagcgacctggcaccgcttccaaagtgccttagcccaaatactcggagtgccaaccggcacatcaggatcgatgccagtaacatcctgattatggcatactggtcaaagcaaacgacaacggactacggattacgcataggatgacgacgatgggctgacattcgtgccattctgctccctgagtaaggaagggtgatacctgcttgaaacggcgagtgggttaatggtgcgtctgcctccgtcccggtaaaaccttggcaggcctccggatacgttcttcatctgtccatcaattttgatgggtactaggctcggatgtaacactcccgacttacgctgatctggctctgaacacggaccccatgaaggtacgtgttcaaccctcgcttggcctccctgatacatagacaaccaagagatcatgaaagcgactatgtgcagcaggtggagatagcggctcggaggggggacccaacaacatggaaggagaaaacaagaataacagcggaaaggtggcgaatccgttcgccagaggaggattgaTGAGGTCTCCTCAGCAAAGAGAAGAAGCGGAACAGCAACAAGAAGCGTTCTTGCAGCGAAGCGCGGTACACGAACATAATCACAGTGTACAacaggagcaacagcagcagcaacaaatggtggcccaagagcaacagcagcagctgccgacgaatagcGGATGGGGCGTGCCCCAGCAACATCCGAAGGTTCTAGTGGCGAAGAACTGGGCGGAAGAGCTCCACGAATTCGTCGACAAGAAACACaatgtgcacaaggacatcaaggagCTGGTGTTAAAGATCCGGAGAGCTCTTGGATCAGCCGTCAAGGAGTGGACCAACGTGTTGCAGAGAGCGGAAATAGCCGAAAGCGAATTGGCATCGACGAAAAACGCTCTCGCTGCTAAAACGCTGCAACAGCAAACACCGAGAACAGTCCCGGGAAACCTCGGCAAGAAGGAGAAACTAGCGCGAACGGAAAACACACCGATGTCTGCGACAAAGAG contains the following coding sequences:
- the LOC134288913 gene encoding uncharacterized protein LOC134288913 translates to MEKVKRFWKNDREFNIDSDYFQLEDSICLLFEQRPPLTDRLSLKVIWAFLRIFHAFQYLCFTVQLVRCFGKSPMNVEEVTSIGNLIFVLTVAILRGFSLAYHRDAMLELKQYVNSKSCRRTDPEAFALRKSKYLKVNRYVAWFHIITTMNTFSWACTTGLQEDVFKIPYLIDGLSDTTKEKLNFCYAMLLITWNYTSWYSPTQFLSLLSILHTELIIIVGQFEDVLEKVIAKYAFDCTALNEMSSECRNPFWIDLDNEFKNALVHHMTFVR